A stretch of DNA from Pseudorca crassidens isolate mPseCra1 chromosome X, mPseCra1.hap1, whole genome shotgun sequence:
TGTCCTGATTTGGATGATAAAGTATAAGGTTACCTCACCCATACTCCATAATGAGatcaaatttgtttttgaaattcaatTATCAGGAAACCTTTACCCTGGAAGAATTGTCACATTTTCTCCCTGTGGCCAATGTAAATCTTACAAACGACTGCGTTTCCTTTCCAGCTATATCTGATAGGAAGATAAGAAAAAAACTTCTAGCTCAAATTTAATTACTCTGCAGGACCATCAGGCCCAAATGCCTATAGTCCAAATAGATTCTAGTGCTGACTTTGTTCGTTCTGTCTATATCTTCTCTGACCTAAAATAGAGTCATACCTGGACATTTTACTACAGGGATTCTTTAATGCCCCCTAAAAACACTGGAAAAGCAATGGGTACAACAAACAAATACATGAATTAatctattaaattaaaaacttggtTATTAAAAACTTGGTTATTTCCTGCTGTTCCTGGGAAGGGGCTTGGGTCTGTGAAGTCAAAGCTGCAGAGGGGATGATGTGCAGGTACGTTGCAGAGATCAGATTCACCAGCCCGGAAACACCCACACTTCAGCTGGGGGCCACACCCTGTGGGAGACCCAGGGGGCACCACATTTCTGTGGCCACAATCTGTGTATCTGTGACTGATATGATTGTGTGACACTTGGAAAAGGCAGGTTTCTCATTGGGACCAAGTGTACAACTATCGCCTCCTAAGTCGTTTAATATCTGTCCTTGCACCCTGATCCAAGATTTCAATTTCTAGAAAACAATCATGTATGTGCATGAAGATTTAAATGCAGGAATTTCACTACTGTGATGTTAATAGTCAAAACCAAAACTATCCTTCATAAATGTTAACTAACAGTATATTGGttataaaaattatgatatattcaaagactcaatattatgcagctattaaaattGTATACAAAAATATTTGCTGACGTGGAAAAATACTTAAGTTAGAATACAGAGCAAAGAGAGAAGGTAACCAAACAATTctagttttcatttaaattaaatgtgCATGTATGAATATACTAAACACTCATGAACATAAACACCAAAGCTCAGAGccagaaaaaatatctgaaagcaaaaaaatcaaaatatggggcttccctggtggcacagtggttgagagtctgcctgccgatggagggggcacgggttcgtgccccggtcccggaagatcccgcatgctgcggagcagctgggcccatgggccatggctgctgagcctgcgcgtccggagcctgtgctctgcaacgggagaggccacaacagtgagaggcccgcgtaccgcaaaaaaaaaaaaaaaaaaatcaaaatgttaataGAATTTAGTTAGGAGATAACAGaggtcatttaaattttattctttctacttATTTGTAGTGTGTAACTTgctttatatttagttttattataCAAATAGTTATATTTGTAATAGTTACAAATATAACTGTataataaacaaaactaaaatgagttTTGTCATATATACTGTCTTACTGACCACATGACCCTGAGCCCCTGTGAAAATGAGCCTGTCCCCAGAGGTGACAACATCCACAGGAAGGAGGGAACTGTGGGGCAAGGTCTGGTTCCCTCATCGTCTGCCTCTGTTTACGGACTCTCAaggggaacattttttttttagtcttaccactcggcatgcaggatcttagtttcctgacaagggattgaacctgtgccccctgcaatggaagctcagagtgttaaccattggaccaccagggaaatcccttgagGGGAACTTTTAGTGGGAAACTTGGTCTTGGCTATTGTGTGCTGAGGGTGGAAGGCACAGTCAGGAGACCAGGTTCCAGTCCACTGCTGTCACTCACAATCCCAGAGGCCTGGGCAAGTCATGTACCTTCTCAGGCCACTTTACTCATCtttgagaggaggaggaagaagcagaagGGCCCTAGAGAGCGTGGTCACCCTACTACCCTGCCATTCTCTAAGTTCCAAAGAAAAGGGATTTTTCTGCCCTAGATCAGGATAGAGGAGAAATCAGCAAATCCCCAAGGATCAGGGGAAAGCAGGCTCTGGTAGAGATCAGCTGAGTGTATGCACAGAGCCAGTGAGGACTGAAGGGCCTGTGCTGGGCGTCAGGGGGGAGCGTCTCCCTGGCTGGGGCCGGTGGTCACCCCCACCCACACCTCGCTCGCAGACACCCTGCAGGGAGCTGCCTCCCCCTCCTCTAGTCTGTGGGGCTGACCCGCTCATCCCACCTTTCCTCCATCGGCTGCATCACATTTTCCACTGAAACAGGAAGGGCTCTGGATGTGGGACACCAGCCCCATGGTGCTCACACATCAGGAGGATGGTGACCTGTCTCAGGGACACCAAGTCTGGAATTTGCTCCTCCTGTGACACACCTGCCCCTGTCCTGAGGCCCTGGTGATCAATATCAGgtacctcatttaattttcactgcAACCTTGCCAGCTACCTGACAATGATTATCCTTAGGACCATTTTACAATAGAAGCAGCTGAAGCACAGTGAGGCTAAGTTGGTtgtcccaaggtcacactgctagcAAGTAGAATGACCAGGAAATACTTAAGCCGAGGTCAGCTGACTCCAAAGTGCCCACACTTAGCCACTCTGTGATTCTAAACCCCATATGGGGTTGACTCTCAATAAACAATATTCCTATTTCCCATTGTCTTCAAAGTGCTCAGGCTGAGGAGAGGCAACATCTTGTGTGCATAAACTGATTGCATATTTCACTGCACATCCAGGGCAACCTACCTGTCCCTCCCTCTTCTGACAGAGATGAAAACTCAAACTCACCCTCCCCACCCACTTCTTAGACACTGGAAACCAGGTGTGCACCAGGACCTGCACTGAGCACACCGGGCATCACAGGCACCCCCAAATGTGCACTGTAGCCCACCCCCCAAGTAAAGCTGCACTGTCACCCACCACCACTGGAGGTTCGGAATTGGGTTTGTGGCCAGAGAGAACGGCTTAGGGGCCACCAGAGGATATTAAAATCTCTTGTTCTAAAGTTTTTAAACAAAACTCTGGATGGTGGGAGATGAGGGCAGGGCAGTCTCCTGGCCCCACCCAGATTCAGGAAAGAAAGAGACGGAGGATACAGGAACGGACAGAAAGAGGGGGATTTTGAGGACCACCCCACCTCAAGGAGGCGTAGACCGAGACAGGAGACTAAATGGGGAACAGAGAAGCACAGAGAAACTCTGAGATGCCCTGAAAAATATATTAGAGGAAGAGGTGTGTGAGGAATTCGTAGAGTGACACCCTTGCACAGGGTGTTGAGTACAGGACCTCAGCTGAGCAGAGCTCAGCTGTCTACTCTGGAGCGTAGGTCAGTGGTGAGCGGGTCATGCTGGGTTGTCTGATGAAGCATCAGGGCCAGCAGCCCTGCCCGATTCTTCATGGCTGTGCGCACCTTGTGCTCCTGCTCAACCAGCTCTTCCAGCTTGAGCAACTGTGGGGGGCAAGCATGAGAAGGGCCTTCTAGGATTCCATCCTGCCTCTCAGCCCCTAAGGGGCGTACCATGTAATGTACCATGTAACGTACCACGTAACGTACCATGCACACGCGCTCTAGGTCCACCTCGGCACGTCTCAGCTTCTCCCAGCAGTAGTGGTGATTGCACAAGCGTTTGGGGAGGCAACAGAAATTACCGGTGGGCTCAAAGACGTTTTTCACTAGTGGGCAACCGCACACTTCTTCATCCGGTACCTGTGGGGAAGAATGAAAGATGCTGAGGTACGTGAAGGGTGGCAAATGGAGGGTGATCAGGCAGGCAGGATGCAAGGAAGAGGGGAATagagggcaggcaggcaggaaggagaggaatgGGGAGTGGTGACCTAGCAGGGGGAAGAGAGGAATTCAGTGATTAGGTAAAGAAGAGGGGGCCAAAGGGGGATGATCAATCATGGAGAATGGAGGAAGAAGTTAAGCAGGGATGTAAGAATGGAGGTGATCAGGCAGGAAGGACGGAAGAACAGAAAGAGATCAaacaggaaggagaggaaggatggaGGGGGAGTCTGACAGGGAGAAGTAGATGAATGAGGGTTGGTAAAGCATGGGGGAGGTGAGGAATAAGGCTAGGAGGGTGAAAGGGATGGGGGCTGATCAAACAGGGAAGAAGAAGGGATTTAGGACATGACAAGCAGTGAGAAGGCGATTGGGGAAGTGAGGCAGGGAGAATAAGAATGGAAGGAAGTCAGCAAGTGAGAAGAGAGGAATTGAGGGTAACcatgcagggagggaggggggattgTGGGGTGGTCAGGCAGGGGCTAGGAAAAGAAGGGAGATGAGCAAGCAAGGAGAAGGGAAGAATGGGGAATGGTTATGCAGTGAGGAGCAGAGGAACGGAGGCTggtcaggcagagggagagagaaatgttGGGGTGCGGGGTCAGGCAAGGAgattatgaataaataaacaggCAGGGAGAAAAGTAAAACTAGAAAGTGATTGGGCAGTGAGGAGGGGGGTGTAGGGGAGgtcaggaaaggaggaggggataCATAGGGATTGGTCAGGAGGCCTGAAGGCagtcaggcagaaggaagaaggaatagGAGGCAATCAAGCACTGGAGGACGAGAGGAAGGTGGTCAggtagggagaaggggaggaatgGAGGGCGATGAGGTAGAGAAAGAAAAGTCTCACCTTGGGGTCCTTCGAGTGCTCAGGGCATAACACCTGGAGTCGCTTACAGTACCTCTTACTCCGTGGGTCGTAAACATCACAGAAGAGCCTTGCGGTTCTGGGGAGAGGTGAAAGTGAGGTGCTAAGGGTCAGGAGGAGGCTGGTCCCACCCTGAACCCTGCCCACACTTTGTCCCCAACCCCACCTATACCCTGCCGCTAATCTGCCCACCTCTGTCTCTGAGCCTACCCACATCCAGCCCTTGATCTTGCACACCCTGCTCCCGACCTTGTCCACATCGTGCCTTTGACCCTGAGCAGCACTCACACTCACCCCTCAATGCGAGTGGGGTACATGGACGTGAAGGGCGATTTGCGCTCATACTGGGGAAAAAAGAGTACAAATGGGAGGAACTATAGACACACACTGCGTAACCTCCCATGAAAAAGCCCCAAACAACACATTTGCTCCCTGTGGACGCTACGCTCCTGTCTGCTCAGCCGATGTCCCCCCCTCACCAGTGGCTGATGCCCAAATCTTGGCCCCTTTACTGGGGGTGGAAGAAAAGCACAAATGGGTAGAGCCATGGATGTGTGTTGTATTGTCTTCTACAACAAATACCCGGGCACCAAACCTGCCCCCCTCCTCATGGACCCCACCCAGCCAAAAACACCCTTGCCCCATCTTCCCCCAGCCAATGCTCCAACCTTGGCGAAGCAGCGCTCCATGTGGCGCAGGGCAACCTGCGTATTGATGGGTTGCCCGCAGGAGACACAGAAGATCTGCAGGTTGACGCTGTTCCTGCCATGCTTGTCACTCTGCATAGGACAGTAGAAGGGCCAGTAAAGCAGTGCAGGGTGGGGACGGCAGGGCAAGATATCAGGCACCTTTCTGCTCCACCCCACCCATTCCCACTCACCTCTTCATCTTTGCACACAGCCTGCTGCTTGCCACGCTGAATGATGGCCTCAAGTTCATGGAAATGGCACTCTAAGTCCTTCAGGCGGGTGTGGGTGTCCTGCTGCTCACGGTGGATGCGCTCGAGCATTTGCTTGCCATGCTCCTCAGCAATGCAAGGGCTCTTCTGCCACTGCTGGATGCGCTTGGGCAGGATCGCATAGATGCGGCTGGAAGGGGAGACAGCAAGAATGGAATGCGTATGTGGGGGCatcaaaataagaagaaatggaTGAGTGGCCGAATGGTGGATGTTTAGGATAATGAATGGTAGATGAGTGAATGTTGGTGAATGCGTGCTTGGATGGTGGATGGTTGGGTGCATGGCTAGACAGCTGGGTGGGCAAGTGACTGTTGAGGGTGAATGAGTGGGTTGGTGGATGGAATGTGGATGGGTGGTTCAGCGGGTCGGTGGATGTAAgggtggatggataggtggatgagTGGACGAATGGTGGAGGATGCATAGGTAGCGGGGTAGATGGACTTACAGCTGGCATAGATCATGCCCTACTTTATTCCCTGTTGCTTAACCTCCAGGTGCACTCACGCAGCTGCCAGCTTCATGCCACAGTCGTCCGAGCAGTACTTGGAGCCTGGCCGGGTGGGGTGCACACAGTCAGGCCCCAGGCACTGCCGCAGTGAGGCTGGGTGCTCGGCACCTGACTGCTCTGGATCTTCTGACTTTTCCATGAgcttctgctgcttctccttcTGTGAGACAAGAGTGGTCAAAGCAGGGGCAGGGGAATCAGTGTCAGCCCCTAACCCTGTACTACTACCTTGCATTCTGCCCCCAACCTCTGCCTCCATGCCCCCCATTCCACCATTTCTGTCACCTTCCACTCcacttttttcttcaaattcttccttttcttcgtATCCATTGCCTGCTTCTGCAGTGCAGAATCTAGGAATGGGAAGTCCTCAGTGTCATTCATCCAGGGCTGTAGGCGAGAAAAATGCTGACAGGTCTCCCCAATTTGTTTCTTAAATGACCTCTGGACACTCCGTGCCGCCTCTCTCTTCATTGCTGAGCCTCCCTGCCTTCAATGTCCTTACCCTTCCACGCAGGGGCCCTGCCATACACTCATCAGGCTTTGATTGTCAAGAATCTCGTATATAAAAGTCCTGGTATAAGCTTCAGTACTGAGGCAGGTCCTTTTCAGACAACAGCTGGTGTATGGCCTCCTTTCCTGCCAATGGCATTGCCCCCACCTGGTACTTCTGGGACAGCTCAGACTTCTGTAGTTGAGGCAGGTGTGATCGAGTGAGCAGTTGTCAGGGGGACTATGGCAAAGTCTCTGAGAGTATCACAGTTAAGAACTGATGGGCAGACCCTCGCACCAGCTCCATTCCCCCAACCACCCTGTGTCCTAGATTCACCAGAGACCAGGGATTATAAGTAGCGCTCCTGTGCTGATGGAAGGAGGGCTCTGGGTCAGCACTAAGTGGGTGGGGATGGGCTCACCCTGCCCCAACACTCCTGGCCTCACCCTCTGGCCACTGTGGCTGGGGCCCACAGCACCTGCCTGGATGCACTAGGTCTTGCCTGCCTGGGAATGACTGGCACCACCTGGCCCTGCTTGCCCACCTTATCCAGACACACTTGGCTAGTCCATCTGGCTGCATCTTGCCCAGTCGAATTCATAAGGCCCTGCATATCCACCCAGAAAAGCTAGACTCCACCTCCTTACACTTAGAGGGCTCAGCCTGCCTTGTCCACCCTCCAGGACACACCTGCTACCCTGCTTGCCCTACACCATGGTCCCAGACAAGCCTCCTCTGCCCAGCCGGCCCAGCCCCTCAGACATGCTCCGCCCACCTTTCTGTCCCGCCCAGTCTGCCTAGTCTCTCCAGGCTCCACATGCCTGACTCTGCCTTCTTGGACACACTCTGTCTTGCCTTAAGGctcccagccctgtgggtcccaTGCGCTGCCAGGCCCTGCCCGCCTCCCAGACTCTCAGCCTCATatacccctccccacttcctgtaCATACTCTGCTCTGCCTTACCTCTCACATGCTGAGCCATGCcaagccctgccccctcccccacttgCACGTGCCACGCTGTGCGCTGTCTGCCCTGACTCACTCACCTAGAATAATTTGACAGTCTTTATTCTGAAAACTACTCCTACCTGAACCCAGTAACGCctgctaaaatatataaatatacaaatgtttttaaatgtttgcgTGCATTTGCACATACACGCAAATCATTACTCTCAAAGATTAAAagagcaagcacacacacaaagaatacaCACGTTTTGGTTAAGACAGTTATCAACCAGAGAACACATACTAGTTTCGAGCTACAGATGCAATATTAATAAAAACTCACCCTGGCCTTAGTCTTAAAGGAAGTCTGAACACTTTCCAATGAATAAGCATCACACGGGGCACAGAGAAGTCGCGTTAGAAACAAAAGccttaacttttgaaaattgaaaaGGCATTTCTAAACTcttggtaaaaaaaataataataacggaaattagaaaatacttagagctTAACGAAAACAATACATACCCAACTGTGGTCTCAGCTGACaatataagaagacagaaaataatgatCTGAGCGCTCAACTCAAATTCGAACAAGTCCCCATACTGCCTCCAAAGACACCCATTATCAACCCCCAAATCCCCTTCGACGAccccctcacccacccctccGTCTTCAAAGCCCTCACAAGATACCTCAGCGCCCGGAAGGCGCTACACGGAGGAGAGCTTCAAGGCAGCTGAGATAAAAATGGCAGCAAACCGACTTCCAGTCCGGTATCGAACTTAGCGCCACCCCTTCCCGAAAGTACTGTGTTTGCACTTGCTCCAGACCCTTAATATCGGAGCTGCTGTACAGCCCAAAGTTTGAAGCAAATGGTTACAGAGAAACCATAGTTACAGAGAAACCATAGTTACATGCACGGTGTTCTGTGCGTCATGAAGGATACACTAGTCTCTTTTGACGTAAGCGCCTCACTGTTTCACACATCCGAGTGATCTTCACCGCATTATTGTATGTGGCAGGaaaattgatccctttatcatttccaattattttgaataattacATATTAGTACCATTTTACTATCTGCTATTTCAATCATGAGGTAggcaatgagaaaaacaaagaaaaacaagtaaatcagCTTTTAGAAGTCGAGAAAGTAGAAAAAGATTTATGGAAAGgcaggaaaaatagaaagaaaaatgtaagaagGTAGTAATAAGTTCATATTTGAAATTTATACTTTATTAcataatcagtaataaaaaattgTCAATGGGGTAAACTCTCCAGTTAAAGTCAGAGATTGTCATTTTGGATGAAAATTAACAAGTCTAGCCATATGCTGTTTATGCCAAACCTGGCAAATCATAAGGCTACAGAAACGTttgaaataaaaggatggaagGAAATTTGCCAGGTACATGCTAATCAAAATAAAGCAAGGTcaattatattaatatcagactaAAAATACTAAGACAAAAAGTATTAATTGGGGTTCAAATGGTCATTCTATAATGATTTGATTCACCATGAACATGTAAAAATTCCAATCTTATATAATACATGattaaaatgatgtaaaatgaaaataaagaaaaatatattagtaaaagtaaaacaaaagtaaaatagaaaaaaacattatCATTGTGAAAGATTACAATCACACTGCTCACCTTTCAGGACTCAGCTTTGGCATCACCGTCTGGGaagctctctctgcttcctttccaTCTGGATGACCAGCCTCTCTTCTGAATGAATTTGTGGACATAATTATATAGCaggaatgtttcttttattttaatcttgAAATTAAGAAGTAAATGGAGGCATTGTCTGAACCCCTCACACCTGTTTTGTCACACCCATTTTCCTCAACTAGAAATGAAGGCAGGGACAATGTTGGTCTTGCTCACTACTGGTTGTGCAGTGCCCAGCATACACATGACACACAAGAGTGTCCAGTAGCCACTGATGACCAGGTGCCTTGCCTGGTGTTGTTGCAAAGTGGCAAATTACTGCAATTTATCTGGCTGCATATTATTCCTTGAAGATAAGAGCAAATAAATGCTGTAATTTACACTAGAGTTGCATCTAACTAATCATCATGTAGAAAAGCAAAGTTCAAAAATGTTAAGATGTTGCTGTTAAGAAGCTATTGTCCTGGTTCGAGCCTAGCCTCTAAAGACAGTATCCCCTGCTAAATCTTCACAGTTTTTATCAAATCCAGTTTAGGGATTGGGGCAAGAGGTGAGAAATTCGAGCTGAACTAAGAAGTAGTCTGCGAGCTCTAAAGAAAGCATTACTACATCTCTATGGCTGTGAATGTTTATAAGCACTACTTGTTTTGTCCCAGCTAAACTTTTAACTTCCCTTTGAG
This window harbors:
- the LOC137216681 gene encoding CXXC-type zinc finger protein 1-like — its product is MPKLSPESAFRALRYLVRALKTEGWPWMNDTEDFPFLDSALQKQAMDTKKRKNLKKKVEWKKEKQQKLMEKSEDPEQSGAEHPASLRQCLGPDCVHPTRPGSKYCSDDCGMKLAAARIYAILPKRIQQWQKSPCIAEEHGKQMLERIHREQQDTHTRLKDLECHFHELEAIIQRGKQQAVCKDEESDKHGRNSVNLQIFCVSCGQPINTQVALRHMERCFAKYERKSPFTSMYPTRIEGTARLFCDVYDPRSKRYCKRLQVLCPEHSKDPKVPDEEVCGCPLVKNVFEPTGNFCCLPKRLCNHHYCWEKLRRAEVDLERVCMLLKLEELVEQEHKVRTAMKNRAGLLALMLHQTTQHDPLTTDLRSRVDS